The genomic window GGAACGGTGGAAGTTTTCCGCAACAGTCATAACAGTCGACTGGTTTGTCGTAAATGTTTTCATTCGTGCACAGATTCCGTCTACTTCAGAGGCTACAAGTCCCAACAGACGTTTATTTCATACAAAGGCTACGAGCAGCATGAGATGGCTATTTGTTCTTTGACCTGTTTAAAACTAGAGATGCTCTTCTGGTAGGTCTTAATGCAACTTCTGTTTAGCTATGTAATGTTATGCTTTACCTAAAGACTACAAGTATGTTAGATGTTGTTACATCTATTCATATTATTTGAAGACTTTTGCATAAAagttacttttgtttctttctgttgAAACcattaaaagatttgttgGATTTGAGATCGTCAAATGTTTAACTTGATGAGACTAATTCATCGATCTTTCTCGTCGTCTCCAACAAACTATGTTCTTCAAACCATTCTTCCAATCTCTCAATTATGCTCCAACGGTCGTCTTCAAGAAGCTTTACTGGAGATGGCGATGTTAGGTCCCGAGATGGGGTTCCATGGTTACGATGCTTTGTTGAATGCGTGTTTGGACAAAAGGGCTCTTAGAGATGGTCAAAGAGTTCATGCCCACATGATCAAAACCCGTTATTTACCCGCCACTTACCTCCGAACTCGTCTGCTTATCTTCTATGGTAAATGTGATTGTTTAGAGGATGCACGGAAAGTGCTCGACGAAATGCCTGAGAAGAATGTCGTTTCCTGGACTGCTATGATCTCGCGTTATTCTCAAACTGGGCATTCTTCTGAGGCTCTCACTGTTTTTGCAGAGATGATGAGATCAGATGGGAAACCGAATGAGTTCACTTTCGCTACTGTTCTTACTTCTTGTATACGTGCTTCTGGGTTAGGTCTTGGTAAGCAAATCCATGGACTCATAGTTAAGTGGAATTACGattctcatatttttgttgGAAGCTCTCTTCTTGACATGTATGCTAAAGCTGGTCAAATTAAAGAAGCTCGTGAGATTTTCGAGTGTTTGCCTGAGAGAGATGTTGTCTCATGTACTGCTATTATTGCTGGTTATGCCCAACTAGGTCTTGATGAAGAGGCGTTAGAGATGTTTCATAGACTGCATAGTGAAGGAATGAGTCCCAATTATGTTACCTATGCTAGTCTTTTGACAGCATTATCTGGACTTGCTTTGCTAGATCATGGCAAGCAAGCTCATTGCCATGTCTTGAGACGTGAACTTCCGTTTTACGCGGTCCTTCAGAATTCTCTTATTGATATGTACTCAAAATGTGGGAATCTTTCTTACGCTAGAAGGCTTTTTGATAACATGCCTGAGAGGACAGCGATTTCATGGAATGCGATGCTTGTGGGATATAGTAAACATGGGTTAGGAAGAGAAGTTCTTGAACTTTTTAGATTGATGAGAGATGAGAAGAGAGTAAAGCCTGATGCAGTTACCCTTTTGGCTGTTTTGTCTGGTTGCAGCCATGGGAGAATGGAAGACACAGGGTTGAATATATTTGATGGCATGGTAGCGGGAGAATACGGGACTAAGCCTGGCACTGAGCATTATGGTTGCATCGTTGATATGCTTGGCCGTGCGGGTAGGATTGATGAGGCATTTGAATTCATCAAAAGAATGCCATCTAAACCAACTGCTGGTGTCTTGGGTTCCCTTTTAGGAGCATGTAGGGTTCACTTATCTGTGGATATTGGCGAATCTGTAGGTCGCAGACTCATTGAGATTGAACCAGAGAATGCAGGGAACTATGTCATCCTCTCTAATTTGTATGCTTCGGCTGGAAGATGGGCAGATGTAAACAATGTAAGAGCTATGATGATGCAGAAAGCTGTTACAAAAGAACCAGGAAGAAGCTGGATTCAACACGAGCAAACCTTACATTACTTCCACGCCAATGATCGTACCCATCCAAGAAGGGAAGAAGTGTTAGctaaaatgaaagaaatatcGATAAAAATGAAGCAAGCTGGTTATGTTCCTGATCTTAGCTGTGTGCTATATGATGTGGATGAAGAGCAGAAGGAGAAAATGCTACTTGGCCACAGTGAGAAACTAGCCTTGACTTTTGGTTTGATTGCTACTGGTGAAGGGATTCCAATTAGAGTTTTCAAGAATCTACGTATATGCGTTGATTGTCATAACTTCGCCAAGATCTTCTCAAAGGTTTTTGAAAGAGAAGTGTCATTAAGGGATAAAAACAGGTTTCATCAAATTGTCGATGGAATATGTTCATGCGGAGATTACTGGTGAACATCAGAAAAAGGCATGTAATATTAATTCAGCCAACATCTGTGGATATGCAGGTGTTGAAGAGAAACGGTACAAATTAAAGttgatttcttttactttgttaCAGCTACGTACCATACAATCACCCAAACATACAAAACCTTAAAAGACAAAAGTTGGCATCTCTATCAGTTGGGTTCTAGTCAATCTTCACTGAGGAGTAGATCTTTCTCACGAACCAGAAGCAAGCATAGAAACCGATTGTGCCAGTTAGGACGAAGAATGCGTAAGAGATGATAATCATGTACCCGAAGTA from Arabidopsis thaliana chromosome 3, partial sequence includes these protein-coding regions:
- a CDS encoding Pentatricopeptide repeat (PPR) superfamily protein (Pentatricopeptide repeat (PPR) superfamily protein; CONTAINS InterPro DOMAIN/s: Pentatricopeptide repeat (InterPro:IPR002885); BEST Arabidopsis thaliana protein match is: Tetratricopeptide repeat (TPR)-like superfamily protein (TAIR:AT3G57430.1); Has 37890 Blast hits to 13461 proteins in 236 species: Archae - 0; Bacteria - 8; Metazoa - 36; Fungi - 51; Plants - 37361; Viruses - 0; Other Eukaryotes - 434 (source: NCBI BLink).), encoding MFNLMRLIHRSFSSSPTNYVLQTILPISQLCSNGRLQEALLEMAMLGPEMGFHGYDALLNACLDKRALRDGQRVHAHMIKTRYLPATYLRTRLLIFYGKCDCLEDARKVLDEMPEKNVVSWTAMISRYSQTGHSSEALTVFAEMMRSDGKPNEFTFATVLTSCIRASGLGLGKQIHGLIVKWNYDSHIFVGSSLLDMYAKAGQIKEAREIFECLPERDVVSCTAIIAGYAQLGLDEEALEMFHRLHSEGMSPNYVTYASLLTALSGLALLDHGKQAHCHVLRRELPFYAVLQNSLIDMYSKCGNLSYARRLFDNMPERTAISWNAMLVGYSKHGLGREVLELFRLMRDEKRVKPDAVTLLAVLSGCSHGRMEDTGLNIFDGMVAGEYGTKPGTEHYGCIVDMLGRAGRIDEAFEFIKRMPSKPTAGVLGSLLGACRVHLSVDIGESVGRRLIEIEPENAGNYVILSNLYASAGRWADVNNVRAMMMQKAVTKEPGRSWIQHEQTLHYFHANDRTHPRREEVLAKMKEISIKMKQAGYVPDLSCVLYDVDEEQKEKMLLGHSEKLALTFGLIATGEGIPIRVFKNLRICVDCHNFAKIFSKVFEREVSLRDKNRFHQIVDGICSCGDYW
- a CDS encoding Pentatricopeptide repeat (PPR) superfamily protein; amino-acid sequence: MFNLMRLIHRSFSSSPTNYVLQTILPISQLCSNGRLQEALLEMAMLGPEMGFHGYDALLNACLDKRALRDGQRVHAHMIKTRYLPATYLRTRLLIFYGKCDCLEDARKVLDEMPEKNVVSWTAMISRYSQTGHSSEALTVFAEMMRSDGKPNEFTFATVLTSCIRASGLGLGKQIHGLIVKWNYDSHIFVGSSLLDMYAKAGQIKEAREIFECLPERDVVSCTAIIAGYAQLGLDEEALEMFHRLHSEGMSPNYVTYASLLTALSGLALLDHGKQAHCHVLRRELPFYAVLQNSLIDMYSKCGNLSYARRLFDNMPERTAISWNAMLVGYSKHGHGRMEDTGLNIFDGMVAGEYGTKPGTEHYGCIVDMLGRAGRIDEAFEFIKRMPSKPTAGVLGSLLGACRVHLSVDIGESVGRRLIEIEPENAGNYVILSNLYASAGRWADVNNVRAMMMQKAVTKEPGRSWIQHEQTLHYFHANDRTHPRREEVLAKMKEISIKMKQAGYVPDLSCVLYDVDEEQKEKMLLGHSEKLALTFGLIATGEGIPIRVFKNLRICVDCHNFAKIFSKVFEREVSLRDKNRFHQIVDGICSCGDYW